A section of the Scleropages formosus chromosome 12, fSclFor1.1, whole genome shotgun sequence genome encodes:
- the slc38a11 gene encoding putative sodium-coupled neutral amino acid transporter 11, which produces MSPHPRRLYLALCKSSMEGESGSDQQTETRGATQKSDTDDYRKALLSSQKNSPGGAAGRSSIPSACFNFTNSIIGSGIIGLPYSMKQAGLPLGMILLIITACITDYTIILMIKGGNLSGAWSYQSLVQNTFGFTGYLILSALQFLYPFIAMISYNIITGDTLTKVFQRIPGVGPGHILADRHFLILITTVLFTLPLSLYRDISKLGKVSLLSAVLTLAILVTVIIRAATLGPKIPPVENAWAFAHWNAVQAMAVMSFAFICHHNSFLIYSSLEEPTLTNWSHVTHVSVGSSAFVSLLFAVAGYATFTGYTQGDIFENYCRSDDLATFARFCYGISIITTFPLECFVTREVVSNVFFNGVLTNISHIAVTMVIIAVSTAISLSYDCLGIVLELNGVLSAIPLIFIIPSACYLKLAGGRWFQGNNLVSCIILLVGMFIMIVGLIMTVMYPQDCSHGAEMPYCSANFTVPNATLFSNGQQSVNLTQKKGIF; this is translated from the exons ATGTCCCCGCACCCCCGACGGCTGTACCTCGCTCTCTGTAAATCCAGCATGGAGGGCGAAAGTGGGTCCGATCAGCAGACGGAGACGCGCGGCGCGACTCAGAAG AGCGACACAGATGATTATAGAAAAGCGTTGCTTTCCTCGCAAAAGAATAGTCCTGGAGGAGCGGCAGGAAGGAGTTCCATACCATCAGCCTGCTTCAATTTCACAAACTCCATCATCGGCTCCGGAATTATAG GTCTCCCCTACTCTATGAAGCAGGCAGGCCTTCCTTTGGGGATGATTCTGCTCATCATAACTGCCTGTATTACCG ACTACACAATCATACTGATGATTAAAGGTGGCAATCTCTCAGGAGCTTGGAGTTACCAGTCTTTAGTACAAAATACTTTTGGCTTTACTGGATATTTAATTCTGTCTGCTTTACAGTTTTTGTATCCATTTATTG CAATGATCAGCTACAACATCATCACGGGTGATACACTGACCAAAGTATTCCAGAGAATACCTGGAG TTGGTCCAGGTCATATTTTGGCAGACAGGCACTTTCTGATATTAATTACAACCGTACTCTTCACGTTGCCTCTATCTCTTTATCGCGACATATCAAAACTTGGGAAG GTGTCACTGCTCTCTGCAGTGCTGACTCTTGCCATacttgtcactgtcattatcAGAGCAGCAACACTCGGACCAAAAAT ACCACCTGTGGAGAATGCGTGGGCTTTCGCCCACTGGAATGCAGTTCAAGCTATGGCTGTCATGTCCTTCG CCTTCATTTGTCATCATAACAGCTTTCTGATCTACAGCTCCTTGGAGGAGCCGACCCTCACAAACTGGTCTCACGTCACGCACGTGTCAGTTGGCTCCTCTGCGTTTGTCAGTTTGCTGTTTGCAGTGGCAGGCTATGCCACGTTCACAGGGTACACACAGG GTGATATATTTGAAAACTACTGCCGGAGTGATGACCTGGCCACGTTTGCTCGCTTCTGCTATGGAATCAGTATAATAACAACATTTCCCCTTGAATGTTTTGTGACACGGGAG GTGgtgtcaaatgtgttttttaatggcGTGCTCACCAATATTTCCCATATTGCTGTTACCATGGTGATAATAGCAGTGTCCACGGCAATATCCCTTTCCTATGATTGTCTGGGCATTGTTCTAGAATTAAAT GGTGTGCTGAGTGCTATCCCCCTGATCTTTATCATCCCTTCTGCGTGCTATCTCAAGCTGGCGGGTGGGCGGTGGTTTCAAGGGAATAACCTCGTGTCCTGCATCATCCTGCTGGTGGGCATGTTTATCATGATCGTTGGATTGATCATGACGGTCATGTACCCGCAGGACTGTTCTCACGGAGCAGAGATGCCCTACTGCTCCGCAAACTTCACCGTCCCAAATGCAACACTGTTCAGTAACGGACAGCAGAGCGTCAACCTCACTcagaaaaaaggcattttttaa